From the Candidatus Reconcilbacillus cellulovorans genome, one window contains:
- a CDS encoding urease accessory protein UreH — MDMEFWGLVGLGFLLGVKHATEPDHVIAVSTIAAESRSLRRASLAGVYWGVGHTLTLLVVGTVLLAVRGQIPEKWSLSLEFLVGIMLVALGINALNFRTRRVHSHVHWHGVLRHTHFHEHPNGRTDDHRHLHIELSYIKAGLVGVVHGLAGSAAMALLAASTAETIWQGMLYIVVFGAGTVLGMGVCTTAVGLPFALTADRRASLNRALGMAAGALSVVYGAYYIYHLGVSEGLFRLWLEA; from the coding sequence CTGGACATGGAGTTTTGGGGGTTGGTCGGTCTGGGCTTTTTGCTCGGCGTCAAGCACGCGACGGAGCCCGATCACGTCATCGCTGTGTCGACAATCGCCGCCGAAAGCCGCAGTCTTCGACGGGCGTCCTTGGCCGGGGTTTATTGGGGCGTCGGCCACACGCTGACGCTGCTTGTGGTCGGCACTGTTTTGCTTGCCGTTCGGGGGCAAATTCCGGAGAAGTGGTCGCTTTCGCTTGAATTTCTCGTCGGAATCATGCTTGTTGCGCTGGGAATCAACGCACTGAACTTCAGAACTCGTCGCGTGCACAGTCATGTCCACTGGCACGGCGTGCTGCGGCACACCCATTTTCACGAACACCCCAACGGCAGGACGGACGATCACCGGCACCTCCACATCGAATTGTCGTATATCAAGGCGGGACTCGTCGGCGTTGTGCACGGCCTGGCGGGAAGCGCGGCGATGGCGCTTCTGGCGGCGTCGACGGCGGAGACGATCTGGCAGGGAATGCTCTATATCGTCGTGTTCGGCGCCGGTACCGTTCTCGGCATGGGTGTCTGCACGACGGCCGTCGGGCTGCCGTTCGCGCTGACGGCCGACCGGCGCGCAAGCCTGAACCGCGCCCTCGGGATGGCGGCGGGAGCGCTCAGCGTCGTTTACGGTGCGTACTACATATATCACCTCGGCGTATCGGAAGGGTTGTTCCGCCTCTGGCTCGAGGCGTAG
- a CDS encoding sporulation protein YtfJ — MPEHPIQGLMRTAMEHIRDMVSANTIVGAPVVAQNGTTVLPICRVSFGFAAGGGEFVNADGQSGQSGQSGNPSDNTAVYQPQQPPYPFGGGSGAGVSITPIAFLVVGADGVNVLPLGQQAHVITRLLDAVPAAFDRIQAMFRKNAEPDRLRKDRADGTGSREYREPGEVSRTSGPHGQSPDQDRMMREI, encoded by the coding sequence ATGCCGGAACACCCGATCCAAGGCTTGATGAGAACGGCCATGGAACATATCCGCGACATGGTCAGCGCTAACACGATCGTCGGCGCGCCGGTCGTCGCGCAGAACGGCACGACTGTCCTGCCGATCTGCCGCGTCTCGTTCGGTTTCGCGGCGGGAGGAGGCGAGTTTGTGAACGCGGATGGGCAGTCCGGTCAATCCGGCCAGTCCGGAAACCCCTCGGATAACACGGCTGTTTACCAGCCGCAGCAGCCGCCGTATCCGTTCGGCGGCGGAAGCGGCGCCGGCGTGTCGATCACCCCGATCGCGTTTTTGGTCGTCGGCGCCGACGGCGTCAATGTGTTGCCGCTCGGGCAGCAGGCGCACGTCATCACCCGCCTTCTCGACGCCGTTCCTGCGGCGTTCGACCGGATTCAGGCGATGTTCCGCAAAAACGCCGAGCCGGACCGTCTCCGGAAAGACCGCGCCGACGGAACGGGGAGCCGAGAATACCGGGAACCCGGAGAAGTCAGCCGGACTTCCGGTCCCCATGGGCAGTCGCCGGATCAGGACCGGATGATGCGGGAGATTTGA
- a CDS encoding SMC-Scp complex subunit ScpB, with the protein MNYSRMKSIIEGLLFAAGEEGLTAKQLADVLETDVYAVQSAVADLKRELEEGGRGVRIAEVAGGYQMTTCADHAEYIRRLARSPQRAPLSQAALETLAIIAYRQPITRVEIEQIRGVSSERAIQTLLSRQLIEEVGRADAVGRPILYGTTKRFLEYFGLRDLSELPPPEEDLPDGEKPLFDVEQMTIDEWKPHEDSGNGEH; encoded by the coding sequence TTGAATTATTCCCGGATGAAATCGATTATTGAAGGGCTGTTGTTCGCCGCCGGGGAAGAAGGGCTGACGGCAAAACAATTGGCCGATGTTCTTGAGACGGACGTTTATGCGGTGCAATCCGCCGTCGCCGATCTGAAGCGCGAGCTCGAGGAAGGCGGCCGGGGCGTTCGCATCGCGGAAGTCGCCGGCGGTTACCAAATGACGACGTGCGCCGACCATGCGGAATACATCCGGCGGCTCGCCCGGTCGCCGCAGCGTGCACCGCTGTCGCAGGCCGCCCTGGAGACGTTGGCGATCATCGCGTACCGGCAGCCGATTACGCGCGTCGAGATCGAACAGATTCGCGGCGTCAGCAGCGAGCGGGCGATCCAGACACTGCTTTCCCGGCAGCTGATCGAGGAAGTCGGGCGCGCGGACGCCGTCGGCCGGCCGATTTTGTACGGGACGACCAAACGGTTTTTGGAATATTTCGGCCTTCGAGATCTGAGCGAACTGCCGCCGCCGGAAGAAGACCTTCCCGACGGCGAAAAACCGCTGTTCGACGTCGAGCAGATGACGATCGACGAATGGAAACCGCATGAGGATTCCGGTAACGGCGAACATTAA
- a CDS encoding 6,7-dimethyl-8-ribityllumazine synthase, with the protein MNVKTYEGRLVSEGLRFGIVVSRFNELITSRLLSGALDALRRHGAGDDDIEVAWVPGAFEIPLVALKMAECGRFDAVIALGAVIRGQTPHFDYVCSEAAKGVASVSLRTGVPVAFGVLTTDTIEQAVERAGTKAGNKGWEAAMTALEMANLLRQLR; encoded by the coding sequence ATGAACGTGAAAACGTATGAAGGCAGGCTCGTCTCGGAAGGGCTGCGGTTCGGCATCGTGGTCAGCCGTTTCAATGAATTGATTACGTCGCGGCTGCTTTCGGGGGCGCTCGACGCGCTCCGCCGCCACGGCGCGGGCGACGACGACATCGAGGTCGCGTGGGTGCCGGGCGCTTTCGAGATTCCGCTTGTCGCTCTGAAAATGGCAGAATGCGGCCGGTTCGACGCCGTCATTGCGCTCGGCGCCGTCATCCGCGGCCAGACGCCTCATTTCGACTATGTCTGCTCCGAAGCGGCCAAAGGCGTGGCGTCGGTGTCGCTGCGCACGGGGGTGCCGGTAGCGTTCGGCGTGCTGACGACCGACACGATCGAGCAGGCCGTCGAACGCGCCGGAACAAAGGCGGGCAACAAGGGCTGGGAAGCGGCGATGACGGCCCTCGAAATGGCGAACCTTCTACGCCAGCTGCGATGA